Part of the Bacteroidales bacterium genome is shown below.
GTCGAAATAAAATATAACGAACCCATCATATCCAATGACGCTGTTGTCGAACTTCTCAACAAAGGCTATGACGCTGTTTTTCTCGGAAATGGTCTTTCAAAAGCATTTGAACTTGGATTCCTGAAAAAATTTGACAATGCAGTCAATTACATTGATTTCCTCAGAGAGATTAAAATTGATCACAACAAATGGAATTTGAAGGGTAAAAATGTAGTTGTGATTGGCGGCGGCAGTGTAGCCATTGATTCGGCAGTATCAGCAAAAGCCGCCGGTGCAAAGAAAGTTTACCTGATTGCACTCGAACAACTTGACGAAATGCCCGCTGATAAAGAGGAAATCAATCTCGCCCAAATCATGCACATTATTTTTAAGGCTGGTTCGGAGGTTACAGATGCGATGTCCAAAAACAATAGGATTGTTTCTCTTCAGGGCACTGAAGTGGAATGGAAAACACCAGGAAATTTCTCACCGGAGAATATTCGTAACATTGATGGAACAGCTTTTACACTCAGAGTTGACTTGATAATTCAGGCTATTGGCACTGCAGCCGGCGCTGAGACACCGATTATTGCCAAAGGATTGCAAACTAAGGCCAAAGGAATTGTGGAGGTAAACGAAAATTTTGAAACCAATCTGCCGGGAATTTATGCTGGTGGAGATTTGGTTAATGGAGGCGCCACGGTGGTTCAGGCTGTTGGCGAAGGAAAAAAAGCTGCCCGAAGTATTCACAATTATTTAAGCTTAGGGAGGAACAACCAATGAGAAAACAAGCTGATTTAAGTATCGAATTTTGTGGGATTAAATTTGAAAATCCATTTTGCCTTTCTTCCTCTCCTGTTGGCAATCATGCTGAAATGTGCGCCAGAGCTTACGATGCTGGATGGAGCGGGATCGTTTACAAAACCCTTAATCTTGAAAAGAGCTTTAAAATTGTTATGCCTTCGCCACGGCTTAACGCTTATCACTCGAACGATAAACGGTTTGTCGGTCTGCAAAATGCCGAGCAAATCAGCGATCGTTCCATCGGTGATAACATTAAAGATATAATTTGGCTAAAAAGGAATTATCCAAATAAAATATTGATATCGAGTATTTTGGGCTATGTTGATAAAGACTGGAGTGAATTGGCAAAAATGTCGGAAGATGCCGGCGCAGATATGATCGAACTGAATTTTAGTTGCCCGCAGATGGCGCACAAATTTTCAGGGCACAAGGTCGGTCAGGATTATCATGCCGTAGCATCATTTACCGAAGTGGTGAAAAAAT
Proteins encoded:
- a CDS encoding FAD-dependent oxidoreductase, whose product is VEIKYNEPIISNDAVVELLNKGYDAVFLGNGLSKAFELGFLKKFDNAVNYIDFLREIKIDHNKWNLKGKNVVVIGGGSVAIDSAVSAKAAGAKKVYLIALEQLDEMPADKEEINLAQIMHIIFKAGSEVTDAMSKNNRIVSLQGTEVEWKTPGNFSPENIRNIDGTAFTLRVDLIIQAIGTAAGAETPIIAKGLQTKAKGIVEVNENFETNLPGIYAGGDLVNGGATVVQAVGEGKKAARSIHNYLSLGRNNQ